A single genomic interval of Gemmatimonadota bacterium harbors:
- a CDS encoding TM2 domain-containing protein: MNYDPRYPTSQGGDSKDVSNINITVSEKPYSLGTSYLLLAMSVFGLSGLHRFYLGKVWSGLFFLLTLGFLGIGTLVDLFSLKSMVRDANRRDGYIAPRRFQLEPQKQVASLAGQAPGNKVADLRVALLNAARRNGGVLTVTQGVIASGRAFEEVERALNAMVDKGYVDVDNAPESGVVIYRFPDLIGG; the protein is encoded by the coding sequence ATGAACTACGATCCCCGCTACCCCACCTCCCAAGGCGGGGACTCGAAAGACGTCAGCAACATCAACATCACCGTGTCCGAGAAGCCTTACAGTCTCGGCACGTCCTACCTGCTCCTGGCGATGTCGGTGTTCGGGCTCAGCGGACTGCACCGCTTCTACCTCGGCAAGGTATGGTCGGGACTCTTCTTCCTGCTGACATTGGGGTTCCTGGGGATCGGCACCCTCGTCGACCTGTTCAGCTTGAAGTCCATGGTCCGGGACGCCAATCGACGCGACGGCTACATTGCGCCCCGAAGGTTCCAGCTCGAGCCGCAAAAGCAGGTCGCAAGCCTTGCCGGGCAGGCTCCCGGCAACAAGGTGGCCGATCTGAGGGTCGCACTCCTGAACGCGGCCCGCCGTAACGGCGGCGTTCTCACGGTCACCCAGGGAGTCATCGCCTCGGGGCGCGCCTTCGAAGAGGTGGAGCGAGCGCTCAACGCGATGGTCGACAAGGGGTACGTCGATGTCGACAACGCACCGGAGAGCGGGGTCGTCATCTACCGTTTCCCGGACCTGATCGGGGGATGA
- the ftsH gene encoding ATP-dependent zinc metalloprotease FtsH, giving the protein MGRASRGLALMAVLLLGTVFVVEMFYGGGRNAGEIDFTEFDSQLRADNILEVTIRGRRMEGEFNQPVALPGNDEEVHTFRSLLPFDPTPEFTAGLIERDVAVDALPADGGALRILTSLLPFLLLIIILFWIVRAMQAGGNRAFQFGRSRAKLISPHNPQVTFQDVAGAEEAKEELQEIIEFLKDPAKFSRLGGRLPKGVLLVGPPGTGKTLLARAVAGEAGRPFFQMSGSDFVEMFVGVGASRVRDLFEQGKTHAPCIIFVDEIDAVGRHRGAGLGGGHDEREQTLNALLVEMDGFESNGGVILLAATNRPDVLDPALLRPGRFDRQVVVDAPDLRGREGILRVHARKLPLAEDVELSVIARGTPGMSGADLENICNEAALLAARRDARRVHMVDFDRAKDKVMLGAERRSLVLTENEKKLTAYHEAGHAVLGIKIPGLDPVHKVTIVPRGRALGITASLPEEDRHSYTKDWLEGQLAMLFGGRVAEELIFGPADVTTGAGNDIERATAMARRMVTTFGMSDAIGLVAIGDSEQEVFLGREIVQRRAVSEHTARLVDEEVKRILDVAQDRARDILAANRDLLEVIAQSLLERETLDGDEIAILDKGGTLPPLQELDEPSALDDEAKKDAVPDRTQLQIPIAGGPLPGAAPGFHDSR; this is encoded by the coding sequence ATGGGTCGCGCCTCCCGCGGCCTCGCACTCATGGCGGTCCTGCTGCTGGGCACGGTCTTCGTGGTCGAGATGTTCTACGGGGGAGGGCGGAACGCGGGTGAGATCGACTTCACCGAGTTCGACAGTCAGCTCAGGGCCGACAACATCCTCGAAGTCACCATCCGCGGACGACGTATGGAAGGCGAGTTCAACCAGCCCGTCGCGCTGCCCGGGAACGATGAGGAAGTTCACACCTTCCGTTCGCTGCTCCCGTTCGACCCCACACCCGAATTCACGGCAGGCCTCATAGAACGCGACGTGGCGGTCGACGCTCTTCCCGCCGACGGCGGTGCGCTCAGGATACTGACCTCCCTTCTGCCCTTCCTGCTGCTCATCATCATCCTGTTCTGGATCGTGAGAGCGATGCAGGCCGGAGGCAACCGAGCCTTCCAGTTCGGGCGCTCGCGGGCCAAGCTCATCTCACCCCACAATCCCCAGGTGACCTTCCAGGACGTCGCCGGCGCCGAGGAGGCGAAGGAAGAGCTCCAGGAAATCATCGAATTCCTCAAGGATCCCGCCAAGTTTTCGCGGCTGGGAGGGCGGCTGCCCAAGGGGGTGCTCCTCGTGGGACCGCCGGGGACCGGCAAGACCCTTCTCGCGCGTGCTGTGGCGGGCGAGGCGGGCAGGCCCTTCTTCCAGATGTCGGGATCGGATTTCGTGGAGATGTTCGTGGGCGTGGGAGCCTCCCGTGTGCGCGACCTCTTCGAACAGGGCAAGACCCACGCTCCCTGCATCATCTTCGTGGACGAGATCGACGCCGTCGGCAGGCATCGAGGCGCCGGCCTCGGGGGCGGGCACGACGAACGGGAGCAGACCTTGAACGCCTTGCTCGTCGAGATGGACGGTTTCGAGTCGAACGGCGGAGTCATCCTCCTGGCGGCGACCAACCGTCCGGACGTTCTCGATCCGGCCCTGCTTCGTCCGGGCCGCTTCGACCGCCAGGTTGTGGTCGACGCTCCCGACCTGCGCGGTCGCGAGGGCATTCTCAGGGTCCACGCCCGCAAGCTTCCCCTTGCGGAGGACGTGGAGCTCTCCGTGATCGCTCGGGGCACCCCCGGCATGAGCGGTGCGGATCTGGAGAACATCTGCAACGAAGCCGCTCTCCTGGCCGCCCGCCGGGACGCCCGCCGGGTTCACATGGTCGACTTCGACCGCGCCAAGGACAAGGTCATGCTCGGAGCGGAGCGTCGCTCGCTCGTGCTCACCGAGAACGAGAAGAAGCTCACCGCCTACCACGAGGCGGGTCACGCGGTGCTGGGCATAAAGATTCCCGGGCTCGATCCGGTGCACAAGGTCACCATCGTTCCGAGGGGCCGGGCGCTCGGGATCACGGCTTCTCTGCCGGAGGAGGATCGGCACTCGTACACGAAGGATTGGCTCGAAGGCCAGCTCGCCATGCTCTTCGGCGGAAGGGTGGCCGAGGAGCTGATCTTCGGTCCTGCCGACGTGACCACGGGCGCCGGCAACGACATCGAACGCGCCACCGCCATGGCGAGGCGCATGGTCACCACCTTCGGCATGAGTGACGCCATAGGACTGGTCGCGATCGGGGACTCCGAACAGGAGGTTTTCCTCGGGCGTGAGATCGTCCAGCGACGGGCAGTCTCCGAACACACCGCCCGGCTCGTCGACGAGGAAGTGAAGCGCATACTCGACGTCGCCCAAGATCGCGCACGCGACATCCTGGCGGCGAATCGCGACCTCCTGGAGGTAATCGCACAGAGCCTGCTTGAACGCGAGACGCTCGACGGCGACGAGATCGCGATCCTTGACAAGGGCGGTACCTTGCCGCCGCTTCAGGAGCTGGATGAGCCGTCCGCCCTGGACGACGAGGCGAAGAAGGACGCGGTGCCGGATCGCACCCAGCTCCAGATACCTATCGCTGGTGGCCCGCTTCCGGGAGCGGCTCCCGGTTTCCACGACAGCCGCTGA
- the eno gene encoding phosphopyruvate hydratase: MSSTGGPSRQVLRASVRANGTVRTPPSAARGTIAHGGAALHRYPRSREIIHLPGCTTITSVRAREILDSRGLPTLEALVTLDSGAKGRAAVPSGASTGTHEAIELRDGDPRYFGKGVLRAVANVNGPIARAITGLDPSEQKSLDRTLTDLDGTPNLAHLGANAVLATSLATARAAARERGLPLWRHLRELWLGLGGVSEPTLPVPMMNILNGGAHASNNVDVQEFMVMPAGVESFGRALRTGVEISHNLKRILRERGLATTVGDEGGFAPDLASNEEGIETVLAAVERAGYTPGREVAIALDVAATELLETEPADAVEQDEWAYELRWSDGGTRSSEEMVDYWERWASEYPIRSIEDPLGEDDWSGWVALTQRLGGSVQVVGDDLFVTNPKRLKRGIDTRAATAVLVKLNQIGTLTRTFETMRDAEAAGLGRIVSHRSGETEDTFIADLVVATGAGQIKTGGASRSERTAKYNRLLEIESELEGTARFPGMELWR; the protein is encoded by the coding sequence ATGAGCTCCACCGGGGGCCCGTCGCGGCAGGTCCTACGGGCCTCCGTGCGCGCGAACGGAACGGTCAGGACCCCGCCGTCGGCAGCTCGTGGAACGATCGCTCACGGCGGAGCGGCGCTTCATCGCTATCCGCGCTCGCGCGAAATCATCCACCTGCCGGGCTGTACGACGATCACGAGCGTTCGCGCTCGGGAGATCCTCGACTCCCGCGGCCTACCCACCCTGGAAGCGCTGGTGACGCTCGACTCGGGAGCGAAGGGACGCGCGGCGGTCCCTTCGGGCGCCTCGACCGGCACGCACGAGGCGATCGAACTGCGCGACGGCGACCCTCGCTACTTCGGCAAGGGAGTTCTCCGCGCCGTCGCGAACGTGAACGGCCCCATCGCCCGCGCGATCACCGGTCTCGATCCGAGCGAACAGAAGAGCTTGGACCGGACTCTCACCGATCTCGACGGCACGCCCAACCTCGCCCACTTGGGTGCGAACGCCGTGCTCGCGACATCTCTGGCCACCGCTCGAGCCGCGGCCCGCGAACGCGGCCTGCCCCTGTGGCGTCACCTGCGCGAGCTGTGGCTGGGCCTCGGCGGAGTTAGCGAACCGACGCTCCCCGTCCCGATGATGAACATCCTCAACGGCGGGGCGCACGCTTCCAACAACGTGGACGTGCAGGAGTTCATGGTCATGCCCGCCGGCGTCGAGAGCTTCGGGCGGGCGCTGCGCACGGGTGTGGAGATCTCGCACAACCTGAAGCGGATTCTGAGGGAACGCGGCCTCGCCACGACCGTCGGTGACGAGGGCGGCTTCGCTCCCGATCTGGCGAGCAACGAGGAAGGGATAGAGACGGTGCTCGCCGCCGTGGAACGAGCGGGCTACACGCCGGGACGCGAGGTGGCGATCGCACTCGATGTCGCCGCGACGGAGCTTTTGGAAACGGAACCAGCGGATGCCGTCGAGCAGGACGAGTGGGCTTACGAGCTGCGTTGGTCGGACGGCGGAACACGATCGTCCGAGGAGATGGTCGACTACTGGGAGCGCTGGGCGTCCGAATATCCGATCCGCTCGATCGAGGACCCGCTCGGCGAGGACGACTGGAGCGGATGGGTGGCCCTTACCCAGCGGCTGGGCGGCAGCGTCCAGGTTGTGGGCGACGACCTTTTCGTGACCAACCCGAAGCGGCTGAAGAGGGGAATCGACACCCGGGCCGCCACTGCGGTGCTCGTCAAGCTCAACCAGATCGGCACACTGACGCGCACGTTCGAAACCATGCGCGACGCCGAGGCCGCCGGCCTCGGAAGGATCGTGTCGCATCGCTCGGGCGAGACGGAGGACACCTTCATCGCGGATCTGGTCGTCGCGACCGGCGCAGGCCAGATAAAGACGGGCGGCGCCAGCCGCAGCGAGAGAACGGCCAAGTACAACCGGCTGCTCGAGATCGAGTCGGAGCTCGAAGGGACGGCCCGTTTTCCGGGGATGGAGCTATGGCGTTGA
- a CDS encoding septum formation initiator family protein, producing the protein MIRGLLATGLVLGALYLLVFGGEYSWFDLRRAEEEVSAEEKRQDALVERLDSLESARDALMSDPKALERVARERFGLIREGEILYRFVEPPDSASDSHAAEPSASDPTADDRRRSGDAIRHRP; encoded by the coding sequence TTGATCCGCGGCCTGCTGGCGACGGGACTCGTGCTCGGAGCTCTCTACCTGCTGGTTTTCGGCGGCGAGTATTCGTGGTTCGACCTGCGGAGAGCGGAGGAAGAGGTGTCCGCGGAGGAGAAGAGGCAGGACGCGTTGGTCGAACGACTCGACTCGCTGGAATCCGCCAGGGATGCCCTCATGAGCGACCCGAAAGCGCTGGAGCGCGTTGCGAGAGAACGGTTCGGTCTTATCCGCGAGGGCGAGATTCTATACAGGTTCGTCGAGCCGCCCGATTCCGCCTCGGACTCCCATGCCGCCGAACCCTCGGCCTCCGATCCCACAGCGGACGACCGCCGGCGTTCCGGCGACGCCATAAGGCACCGTCCTTGA
- the tilS gene encoding tRNA lysidine(34) synthetase TilS, translating into MNDLADRFRTRLLGSPRTPPLDTRVLVGVSGGADSVVLLHLLRFTPGLPPLDLLAVHVDHGWRRESGNDARWLKGLCRAWGVGLRVERLPRPPVDQRSETRARELRHRILESARLGLRADRVALAHHADDQAETVLHRVARGTGPAGLAAMREWREPGIWRPLLGFWRAELRSYAADVGLTWRTDPSNRDPTRPRNVIRHRVIPALEEGVSSTARRSLTRLAELAAEEAEAWESALACVESGLDLCRRPPPRRSVSLAAAPFERLPQELRAVMLRRLAAELGFPLDRTGTEIAARFSIARGHGREVSLTGGLRLWRGHERLIMLPPRRKPTAEAPRSDQGIHG; encoded by the coding sequence GTGAACGACCTGGCCGACCGCTTCCGAACCCGGCTTCTCGGCTCCCCCCGCACACCGCCGCTTGACACGCGGGTTCTGGTAGGGGTTTCGGGCGGTGCCGATTCGGTGGTTCTCCTCCATCTGCTGCGCTTCACCCCGGGTCTGCCGCCGCTCGATCTGCTGGCCGTCCACGTCGACCACGGCTGGCGGCGCGAATCGGGGAACGACGCCCGGTGGTTGAAGGGGCTGTGCCGAGCCTGGGGAGTGGGACTCCGCGTGGAGAGACTGCCCAGACCGCCTGTCGACCAGCGCTCGGAGACGCGGGCCCGGGAGCTGCGCCACCGGATCCTCGAGTCGGCGAGACTCGGACTGAGGGCGGATCGCGTCGCCCTAGCCCACCACGCCGACGACCAGGCCGAAACGGTGCTCCACCGGGTGGCGCGAGGCACCGGTCCCGCCGGGCTTGCTGCCATGAGAGAGTGGCGGGAGCCCGGCATCTGGCGTCCGCTCCTCGGCTTCTGGCGCGCCGAGCTGCGGAGCTACGCCGCCGACGTCGGCCTCACTTGGCGAACCGATCCCTCCAATCGAGATCCTACGCGCCCCCGCAACGTCATCCGGCACCGCGTCATCCCCGCTCTGGAGGAAGGCGTTTCGAGCACGGCGCGACGTTCGCTCACGCGACTCGCCGAGCTCGCCGCCGAGGAGGCCGAGGCCTGGGAGTCGGCGCTGGCCTGCGTCGAGAGCGGGCTCGACCTGTGCCGGCGTCCACCCCCGCGCAGGAGCGTGTCGCTCGCCGCCGCCCCGTTCGAGCGGCTGCCGCAGGAGCTGCGCGCCGTCATGCTTCGCAGACTCGCCGCCGAACTCGGCTTCCCGCTCGACCGCACCGGAACGGAGATAGCGGCTCGGTTTAGCATAGCCCGTGGTCACGGCCGGGAGGTCTCGCTTACGGGCGGACTCCGTCTTTGGAGAGGCCACGAACGCTTGATCATGCTGCCGCCGCGTCGTAAACCGACGGCCGAGGCACCGAGATCCGATCAGGGAATTCATGGCTGA
- a CDS encoding glycerophosphodiester phosphodiesterase: MAHRGGAALAPENTLEAFTCAAERWAADMIELDVRLSRDGRPVVIHDPTVDRTTEGSGAVSELTLAELRSLDAGYRFRDPDGRRSQRGRGVRIPTLDEVLERLPWTRLTVELKAEGAWPAAVAAIRARGAVHRVVLASSDSRHLPERSEYEGALSAGRKTVLKFWLAARLRLGRRAAFRRSPPPVDIFQVPTRWRGLAVVTPGFIRAAHACNIPVQVWTVNDPDEMRRLLDLGVDGIQSDRPDLLARVLEEAAGRPPPHGD; encoded by the coding sequence GTGGCGCACCGGGGTGGAGCGGCGTTGGCCCCCGAGAATACCTTGGAGGCCTTTACCTGCGCTGCGGAGCGGTGGGCCGCCGACATGATCGAGCTCGACGTCCGTCTGAGCCGCGACGGACGACCGGTCGTGATCCACGATCCCACGGTCGATCGAACCACCGAAGGCAGCGGAGCGGTCAGCGAGCTGACGCTCGCCGAACTCCGAAGCCTCGATGCCGGCTACCGCTTCCGGGATCCGGACGGTCGTCGCTCCCAAAGGGGACGGGGTGTGAGGATTCCCACCTTGGACGAGGTTCTGGAGAGGCTGCCCTGGACCCGCCTCACCGTGGAATTGAAGGCCGAAGGCGCATGGCCGGCGGCCGTCGCCGCCATCCGAGCTCGCGGCGCGGTGCACCGTGTCGTCCTGGCAAGCTCCGACTCCCGCCATCTTCCCGAGCGAAGCGAGTACGAAGGAGCCTTGAGCGCGGGACGAAAGACCGTCTTGAAGTTCTGGCTCGCCGCTCGCCTTCGCCTCGGCAGACGGGCCGCCTTCCGCCGCTCCCCTCCTCCGGTGGACATCTTCCAGGTGCCGACGAGGTGGCGCGGCCTCGCGGTGGTCACCCCGGGCTTCATCCGAGCCGCCCACGCCTGCAACATCCCGGTCCAGGTGTGGACCGTGAACGATCCGGACGAAATGCGTCGCCTCCTCGACCTGGGTGTCGACGGTATCCAGAGCGACCGACCTGACCTCCTGGCACGTGTCCTAGAGGAAGCGGCCGGCCGGCCGCCGCCCCACGGAGACTGA
- the thiL gene encoding thiamine-phosphate kinase gives MTGLGPGREFDLIRRALEARTGSNLSRLHATGDLPAPPADRAGVIGPGDDAAILPAGLAVSTDISVEDVHFRRSWLSAREIGFRAAAAALSDLAAVGAGPAFLLVSTALPSDELGWEEISRGVDEAAARVGAVVIGGDLSRSPGPLVLDVTVIGRVGEPLLRSAAVVGDELWVSGPLGAAAAAVKLWLEGRAPPPALRSRFARPPDLSGFSQRLAKSGERRAAIDISDGLLADAAHVAAASGVQVVIDRDAVPVSEEARSCLGEVESLKTALSGGEDYELLFTAQPGFNSAEFRCDGAVRIGRIAAGQGLVLLQDGAPATPLEVGHDHFDTSVRPPSTLS, from the coding sequence ATGACCGGACTCGGGCCGGGACGGGAGTTCGATCTCATCAGACGGGCTCTCGAGGCACGGACCGGCAGCAACTTGAGCCGCTTGCACGCCACTGGCGACCTGCCCGCCCCACCGGCGGACCGCGCGGGCGTCATCGGCCCGGGTGACGACGCCGCCATCCTGCCCGCCGGCCTCGCCGTCAGTACCGACATTTCGGTGGAGGATGTCCACTTCCGACGTTCCTGGCTCTCGGCCCGCGAGATCGGCTTCCGCGCCGCCGCCGCCGCGCTCTCGGACCTGGCCGCCGTCGGAGCCGGGCCAGCCTTCCTGCTCGTGTCGACCGCGCTTCCCTCGGACGAGCTCGGATGGGAGGAGATAAGCCGGGGTGTGGACGAGGCGGCCGCGCGAGTCGGGGCGGTGGTGATCGGCGGCGACCTGTCGAGGTCCCCGGGCCCGCTCGTTCTGGACGTGACGGTCATAGGCCGGGTGGGTGAGCCGTTGCTCCGCTCCGCGGCGGTCGTCGGCGACGAGCTCTGGGTCTCGGGTCCGCTTGGAGCGGCCGCCGCCGCCGTGAAGCTCTGGCTGGAGGGGCGAGCGCCGCCGCCGGCCCTGCGCTCCAGGTTCGCCCGGCCGCCTGATCTTTCCGGGTTCTCCCAGCGGCTGGCGAAGAGCGGCGAGCGGCGGGCGGCGATAGACATCTCCGACGGGCTGCTCGCCGACGCCGCCCACGTCGCCGCAGCTTCCGGAGTTCAGGTCGTGATCGATCGGGACGCGGTTCCGGTGTCGGAAGAGGCTCGTTCCTGCCTGGGCGAGGTCGAGTCCCTTAAGACAGCCCTCTCGGGCGGCGAGGACTACGAACTGCTCTTCACCGCGCAGCCGGGCTTCAACTCCGCGGAGTTCCGCTGCGACGGAGCCGTCCGCATAGGCCGCATCGCCGCGGGGCAGGGGCTGGTCCTGCTCCAGGACGGCGCACCCGCCACTCCGTTGGAGGTCGGGCACGACCACTTCGACACGTCCGTCCGACCACCCTCGACCCTGTCATGA
- the hpt gene encoding hypoxanthine phosphoribosyltransferase: protein MAESALGPPRDHRVLYPESQVRERIAQLGREISDHYRDRGALLVIGLLKGSFIFMADLTRALNVPAQMDFMAVSSYGANNKTSGEVQIHLDVRTPLKDRDVLLVEDIVDSGTTLNRLLPQLRAREPRTLEVCALLRKPGNSGIAEPVRWVGFDAPNDFLVGYGLDLAEQYRQLPFIAAI from the coding sequence ATGGCTGAAAGCGCGCTCGGACCACCTCGGGATCATCGGGTGCTCTACCCGGAATCGCAGGTCCGCGAACGGATCGCTCAGCTCGGCCGGGAAATCTCGGACCACTACCGGGATCGCGGCGCCCTTCTCGTCATCGGTCTGCTCAAGGGAAGCTTCATATTCATGGCAGATCTCACACGCGCACTGAACGTGCCGGCCCAGATGGATTTCATGGCGGTCTCCAGCTACGGCGCGAACAATAAGACGTCCGGCGAGGTGCAGATCCATCTCGATGTCCGGACTCCCCTCAAGGACAGGGACGTGCTCCTTGTCGAAGATATCGTCGATTCGGGCACCACGCTCAACCGTCTGTTGCCCCAACTCAGGGCCCGGGAGCCCCGGACGCTCGAGGTGTGCGCCCTACTCCGCAAGCCTGGCAACTCCGGAATCGCGGAGCCTGTGCGCTGGGTCGGTTTCGACGCACCCAATGACTTCCTGGTGGGGTATGGACTCGATCTGGCCGAGCAGTACCGTCAACTACCCTTCATCGCAGCTATCTAG
- a CDS encoding 1-acyl-sn-glycerol-3-phosphate acyltransferase: protein MIRVLATALAALIATLVFGIAVIVVTCLGGDRAGYRHAGIQRAWARAVLGGAGVRVEIENEDLLTEARSRVLVANHSSLFDILVLASVLRVPYSWVMKEELGRIFFFGSAVRSAGHIMLDRSNTEKAVRSLDRMTERLATEPLTVIMFPEGTRSRTGALGRFRRGAFMLAIRAEAEILPAAIRGTFEIKPKGVGRIAPGTVSIRIGEPIPTAGLEAKDRGRITTRVREEVAALLVAPDRS, encoded by the coding sequence ATGATCCGTGTCCTCGCGACGGCGCTGGCGGCTCTGATCGCTACCCTGGTCTTCGGCATCGCGGTCATCGTCGTCACCTGTCTGGGAGGGGACAGGGCCGGCTACCGCCACGCCGGAATCCAGCGGGCCTGGGCGCGGGCGGTGCTCGGGGGCGCCGGCGTGCGGGTCGAGATCGAGAACGAGGACCTGTTGACGGAGGCCCGTTCCCGGGTGCTCGTGGCCAACCACTCTTCGCTCTTCGACATCCTCGTCCTCGCGTCGGTTCTCAGGGTGCCCTACAGTTGGGTGATGAAGGAGGAGCTGGGCCGGATCTTTTTCTTCGGGTCGGCGGTCAGGTCGGCGGGCCACATCATGCTCGACCGGAGCAACACCGAGAAAGCCGTGCGCTCACTCGACCGCATGACCGAACGACTCGCCACCGAACCCCTGACCGTCATCATGTTTCCCGAGGGCACCCGCTCCCGGACGGGCGCGCTGGGTCGCTTCCGACGAGGGGCCTTCATGCTCGCGATCCGGGCCGAGGCCGAGATCCTCCCGGCGGCGATACGCGGCACGTTCGAGATCAAACCCAAGGGTGTCGGGCGCATCGCGCCCGGTACCGTAAGCATCCGCATCGGCGAACCCATCCCGACCGCCGGCCTCGAGGCTAAGGACCGGGGCAGGATCACCACCCGGGTGCGGGAGGAGGTGGCCGCGCTGCTGGTGGCACCGGACCGGAGCTAG
- a CDS encoding NAD(P)H-hydrate dehydratase, translating into MAAPDPIRGSAAVLAPTGVQAAALDRDAIQQGGVPGSALMEAAGRSAAEVLAKLHPEGDVVGVVGSGNNGGDALVLLRTLAAWGRSVKAVLVADRDRGRDERELLHGWPVERLSDRELGATGWERIFSGAGVIVDGILGTGVRGAPRARQADAIRRVNAAPAPVLSIDLPSGSSAETGATPGATVDADVTVAFGGPKLGTLLHPARARAGRIVAVEIGFPPWSGRGLARVLTPAWARRRLPLRSPDTHKNAVGRMVVVAGGPALAGAAVLVVRSAFRVGAGYVRICSHERNRAVLMKNLPEAVFVPWDDEAELSEALRGSDAVALGPGLGLDEGARRVMELTLKALPPEVPAVVDADALNLVAAGRVDPSPLAGRAVLTPHAGEAARLLGWTKERILADRPAALRELVDRFSAAVLLKGAPSLVLEPGEAMLVDSRDSSALAVAGMGDALAGVVAALTPGSASSAEAAALGLHLTARAAAHSAKGIGVIPSDVVEYLPAALRETASAPPPPLFPFANFDVPAVPCV; encoded by the coding sequence ATGGCGGCTCCGGACCCCATCAGGGGAAGCGCCGCGGTACTTGCCCCGACAGGGGTTCAGGCTGCGGCTCTCGACCGAGATGCGATCCAGCAGGGAGGCGTCCCGGGCAGCGCTCTCATGGAGGCCGCCGGGCGGAGCGCCGCAGAGGTGCTCGCGAAGCTCCATCCCGAGGGGGACGTCGTGGGCGTGGTGGGTTCGGGGAACAACGGCGGTGACGCGCTCGTTCTCCTCCGCACCCTGGCGGCCTGGGGACGATCGGTGAAGGCGGTGCTGGTGGCCGACCGCGACCGCGGACGGGACGAGCGCGAGCTGCTTCATGGATGGCCGGTCGAGCGGCTCTCCGACCGCGAGCTCGGCGCGACCGGCTGGGAACGGATCTTCTCCGGGGCTGGGGTGATCGTGGACGGGATACTCGGAACCGGTGTCCGGGGGGCGCCGCGCGCGCGTCAGGCCGACGCCATCCGACGAGTGAACGCGGCGCCGGCGCCGGTGCTCTCGATCGACCTCCCTTCGGGGAGCTCGGCCGAAACCGGAGCGACGCCGGGTGCGACGGTCGACGCCGATGTGACCGTCGCCTTCGGCGGCCCCAAGCTTGGCACGCTTCTGCATCCGGCCCGGGCTCGGGCTGGCAGGATCGTCGCCGTCGAGATCGGTTTTCCGCCCTGGTCCGGGAGGGGTCTGGCAAGGGTTCTGACGCCGGCATGGGCACGGCGGCGGCTGCCGCTCCGTTCGCCCGACACTCACAAGAACGCCGTGGGCCGAATGGTCGTGGTCGCAGGCGGTCCGGCACTGGCGGGCGCGGCGGTTCTCGTAGTCCGTTCAGCCTTCCGCGTCGGGGCCGGCTACGTCCGGATCTGCAGCCACGAGCGCAACCGCGCCGTGCTCATGAAGAACCTTCCGGAGGCAGTCTTCGTGCCTTGGGACGACGAAGCGGAGCTCTCGGAGGCGCTTCGAGGGAGCGATGCGGTCGCCCTCGGGCCCGGCCTGGGGCTGGACGAGGGGGCCCGGCGGGTGATGGAGCTGACCTTGAAGGCGCTTCCGCCGGAGGTGCCGGCGGTCGTGGACGCCGACGCGCTCAACCTCGTTGCCGCCGGGCGCGTCGATCCGTCGCCGCTCGCAGGACGCGCCGTGTTAACCCCCCACGCCGGAGAGGCTGCGCGTCTGCTCGGATGGACCAAGGAACGGATTCTCGCGGACCGCCCCGCCGCGCTTAGGGAACTGGTGGACCGGTTCAGCGCCGCCGTCCTGCTCAAGGGGGCTCCCTCGCTGGTGCTCGAACCCGGTGAAGCGATGCTCGTGGACTCCCGCGACTCTTCCGCGCTGGCGGTGGCGGGCATGGGAGACGCCCTTGCCGGAGTCGTCGCCGCTCTGACGCCGGGCTCCGCCTCTTCGGCCGAGGCGGCGGCGCTCGGGCTGCATCTGACGGCGAGGGCGGCCGCGCACTCGGCAAAGGGGATCGGCGTGATTCCGTCCGACGTGGTCGAATACCTGCCGGCGGCGCTCCGGGAGACGGCTTCCGCGCCGCCGCCGCCGCTCTTTCCCTTCGCGAACTTCGACGTTCCGGCTGTGCCGTGCGTATGA